The Anaerotignum propionicum DSM 1682 sequence GGGGAATTCTTTCCACTGTTCCTGCCTGTAAGGCAGTTAAGGTATCCAAAAGCAAATCTGCACCTGCCAAAGCCATTTTATCATGAACAGAGGCAAAATTGTCCTCAGGTGTGATTGGCACTTCCGTCTTTAAAAGCATATCCCCTGTATCCATGCCCTTTGCCATAAACATAGTGGTAATTCCCGTTACTTTTTCACCATTTATAATAGACCATTGCATAGGCGCCGCCCCACGATACTTAGGGAGCAAAGAGCCATGTACGTTAATACAACCGTATTGGGGAATATTCAAAATACTTTCAGGCAATATCTGACCAAAAGCCGTTACAGCTATCACATCAGGATTCAATTCTTTCAACAATGCAACAAATTCAGGGTCTCTTGCCTTTTCAGGCTGATAAACCTGAATTCCTTGTTCCAATGCGTACTCCTTAACAGGAGTTGGTGCCAGCTTTTTTCCTCTGCCTTTTGGCTTATCCGGCTGGCTCACAACAGCAATCACTTCATGCTGTGTCAGCAAAGCCTTCAAAGAAT is a genomic window containing:
- the fmt gene encoding methionyl-tRNA formyltransferase gives rise to the protein MRMIFMGTPEFAVYSLKALLTQHEVIAVVSQPDKPKGRGKKLAPTPVKEYALEQGIQVYQPEKARDPEFVALLKELNPDVIAVTAFGQILPESILNIPQYGCINVHGSLLPKYRGAAPMQWSIINGEKVTGITTMFMAKGMDTGDMLLKTEVPITPEDNFASVHDKMALAGADLLLDTLTALQAGTVERIPQNHEEATYAAMITKETGHIDWSKSAEEILNLMRGLDPAPGAYAMYEGEPLKLFKGTKTEGDYRHGKCGEVVDSNKKGFVVKCGDGALTITELQATGKKRMPADAYLRGHAINQGVLLQ